A region of Rhodamnia argentea isolate NSW1041297 chromosome 9, ASM2092103v1, whole genome shotgun sequence DNA encodes the following proteins:
- the LOC115737083 gene encoding probable aquaporin TIP-type, whose protein sequence is MVKLAFGSFGDSFSVGSLKSYLSEFIATLLFVFAGVGSAIAYGKLTSDAALDPAGLVAVAVAHALALFVGVSIAANISGGHLNPAVTLGLAIGGNITILTGIFYWISQCAGSIVACLLLKFVTSAKSIPIHGVAAGVSAIEGLVMEVVITFALVYTVYATAADPKKGSLGIIAPIAIGFIVGANILAAGPFSGGSMNPARSFGPAVVSGDFSGNWIYWVGPLVGGGLAGLVYGDVFIGSYALVPASQDYA, encoded by the exons ATGGTGAAGCTAGCATTTGGTAGCTTTGGGGACTCCTTCAGCGTGGGGTCTCTGAAATCTTATCTCTCCGAGTTCATCGCGACCCTCCTCTTCGTGTTTGCCGGCGTTGGGTCCGCAATCGCTTATG GCAAGCTCACGTCGGATGCGGCCCTGGACCCGGCGGGACTAGTCGCGGTGGCCGTGGCCCATGCGTTGGCACTGTTTGTCGGGGTATCCATCGCAGCAAACATCTCCGGTGGCCATCTGAATCCGGCTGTCACGTTAGGATTGGCCATCGGAGGCAACATCACCATCTTGACCGGCATCTTCTACTGGATCTCCCAGTGCGCCGGTTCTATTGTCGCCTGCCTCCTCCTGAAATTCGTTACCAGCGCCAAG AGCATACCAATCCACGGGGTCGCTGCCGGCGTAAGCGCAATAGAAGGCCTGGTTATGGAGGTCGTCATCACCTTCGCCCTGGTCTACACCGTGTACGCCACGGCAGCTGACCCCAAGAAGGGTTCGCTCGGGATCATCGCGCCCATCGCCATCGGCTTCATCGTCGGCGCCAACATCCTGGCCGCCGGCCCCTTCAGCGGCGGGTCCATGAACCCCGCCCGCTCCTTCGGGCCCGCCGTGGTCAGCGGCGACTTCTCGGGGAATTGGATCTACTGGGTCGGCCCGCTCGTCGGGGGAGGGCTTGCCGGGCTCGTGTACGGCGACGTCTTCATCGGGTCCTATGCCCTGGTCCCCGCTTCTCAGGACTATGCTTGA
- the LOC115737084 gene encoding 50S ribosomal protein L12, chloroplastic-like isoform X2: MKLHSVVRSAYIRFGLRGITGPLQSRSFQHDFVPRHPKAKPKRYKYPAVYDPYGPRPPPSDKIIQLAERIAGMPPEERAQIGPALQERLRHPKMQSISTEGMDLGPQGGAGAGSAKTEEKKAEKTAFDVKLEKFDSAAKIKVIKEVRAFTNLGLKEAKDLVEKAPVLLKQGITKEEASDAQR; this comes from the exons ATGAAGCTTCATTCAGTTGTCAGATCTGCATATATTCGGTTCGGTCTCCGGGGCATTACAGGACCTTTGCAATCACGCTCATTCCAACATGATTTTGTCCCCAGACATCCCAAGGCGAAGCCTAAGAGGTATAAATATCCAGCTGTTTATGATCCTTATGGCCCTAGACCGCCACCCTCGGATAAAATCATACAGCTTGCCGAGCGCATAGCTGGAATGCCACCTGAAGAACGTGCCCAAATTGGGCCTGCTCTTCAAGAGAGACTAAGGCATCCCAAGATGCAGTCGATCTCTACCGAGGGCATGGATCTAGGCCCACAAGGAGGAGCAGGTGCAGGATCTGCCAAGACCGAGGAGAAGAAGGCGGAGAAAACAGCATTCGATGTGAAGTTGGAGAAATTTGATTCAGCTGCAAAGATTAAAGTGATCAAAGAAGTGAGGGCATTCACCAATTTGGGGTTGAAGGAGGCTAAGGACCTTGTTGAGAAGGCCCCTGTTTTGCTTAAACAGGGTATCACCAAGGAAGAGGCAA GTGACGCGCAAAGATGA
- the LOC115737084 gene encoding 50S ribosomal protein L7/L12-like isoform X1 has protein sequence MKLHSVVRSAYIRFGLRGITGPLQSRSFQHDFVPRHPKAKPKRYKYPAVYDPYGPRPPPSDKIIQLAERIAGMPPEERAQIGPALQERLRHPKMQSISTEGMDLGPQGGAGAGSAKTEEKKAEKTAFDVKLEKFDSAAKIKVIKEVRAFTNLGLKEAKDLVEKAPVLLKQGITKEEANDIIEKIKAAGGVAVIE, from the coding sequence ATGAAGCTTCATTCAGTTGTCAGATCTGCATATATTCGGTTCGGTCTCCGGGGCATTACAGGACCTTTGCAATCACGCTCATTCCAACATGATTTTGTCCCCAGACATCCCAAGGCGAAGCCTAAGAGGTATAAATATCCAGCTGTTTATGATCCTTATGGCCCTAGACCGCCACCCTCGGATAAAATCATACAGCTTGCCGAGCGCATAGCTGGAATGCCACCTGAAGAACGTGCCCAAATTGGGCCTGCTCTTCAAGAGAGACTAAGGCATCCCAAGATGCAGTCGATCTCTACCGAGGGCATGGATCTAGGCCCACAAGGAGGAGCAGGTGCAGGATCTGCCAAGACCGAGGAGAAGAAGGCGGAGAAAACAGCATTCGATGTGAAGTTGGAGAAATTTGATTCAGCTGCAAAGATTAAAGTGATCAAAGAAGTGAGGGCATTCACCAATTTGGGGTTGAAGGAGGCTAAGGACCTTGTTGAGAAGGCCCCTGTTTTGCTTAAACAGGGTATCACCAAGGAAGAGGCAAATGACATAATAGAGAAAATAAAGGCTGCTGGAGGAGTTGCAGTGATTGAATGA
- the LOC115737037 gene encoding VAN3-binding protein, with translation MEGVRHFSWKFNSSLKLENVEEEEELKGASSLPSVPQPETPKEPMEFLSRSWSLSPSEVSKALAHRRNDIHTIRNKNLSTCPQPQAPVAPQLLAAKVMNSVHARRMGGSLGKWVHHHLHHHHHGHKEHDRNEMKKKESVRMENAHVHSAISIAGLAAGLAAVAAAESSNSESKMSVALASATELLASHCIELAELAGAEHDRVASVVQSAVDIRSAGDLVTLTAAAATALRGEAVLKVRRRNEAKRNAAISPYDRGMAETHTIKTLRSHIEESITPCEGELWQHTTKGLFQMKHASVYINKKSQVILKLKSKHIGGAFSTNSKCIVYGLCDENSAWPYRKERDNPEEVFFGLRTAQGFLEFKCKNNAHKQRWVDAIHNLLRHGNWVEATECSPELLNISNSISI, from the exons ATGGAAGGGGTGCGTCACTTCAGTTGGAAGTTCAACTCTTCACTCAAGCTGGAAaatgtggaggaggaggaggaactgaAAGGAGCCTCGTCACTGCCATCGGTCCCTCAACCAGAGACGCCAAAGGAGCCGATGGAGTTCTTGTCGAGGTCGTGGAGCCTTTCCCCATCGGAGGTATCGAAAGCTCTGGCTCACAGAAGGAACGACATTCACACGATACGCAACAAGAACCTCAGTACATGTCCCCAGCCACAGGCACCGGTTGCTCCTCAACTTCTT GCGGCGAAGGTTATGAATTCAGTTCATGCTAGGAGGATGGGGGGGTCTCTTGGGAAATGggtccaccaccacctccaccaccaccaccatggtCATAAGGAGCACGATAGGAacgagatgaagaagaaggagagcgTGCGCATGGAAAATGCACACGTGCATTCGGCTATTTCTATTGCCGGGCTAGCTGCTGGTCTGGCTGCTGTGGCTGCAGCGGAAAGCTCCAATTCGGAATCAAAGATGAGCGTGGCTTTGGCCTCAGCCACAGAACTACTAGCATCACACTGCATCGAACTAGCTGAACTAGCCGGAGCCGAGCATGATCGAGTGGCATCTGTTGTCCAATCAGCTGTGGACATACGTAGCGCGGGAGATCTCGTGACTCTCACAGCAGCCGCCGCTACAG CTTTGAGAGGAGAAGCGGTGCTGAAAGTAAGGAGGAGAAACGAAGCGAAGAGGAACGCGGCGATCAGTCCCTATGACAGGGGAATGGCAGAAACACATACCATAAAGACGCTTCGCAGCCACATCGAAGAAAGCATTACTCCCTGTGAAGGCGAACTTTGGCAGCACACAACAAAAG GGTTATTTCAAATGAAGCATGCGTCTGTATACATTAACAAAAAGTCCCAG GTCATTCTTAAGCTAAAAAGCAAGCACATTGGAGGAGCATTCTCAACAAACAGTAAAT GCATAGTTTATGGACTCTGCGATGAGAATTCCGCCTGGCCATacaggaaagaaagagacaacCCCGAAGAAGTCTTCTTCGGTCTCAGAACCGCACAGGGTTTTCTAGAGTTCAAGTGCAAGAATAATGCCCATAAGCAGAGATGGGTCGATGCGATTCACAACCTTCTTCGTCATGGCAACTGGGTTGAAGCTACAGAGTGCTCTCCAGAGCTTCTAAACATCAGCAACAGCATCAGCATATGA
- the LOC115737038 gene encoding formyltetrahydrofolate deformylase 1, mitochondrial-like isoform X1, which translates to MAFTKKAAQVLGVIVNRPFKSSGFAGQSLDTRSFTSLAHGVHVFHCPDEVGIVAKLSDCIASRGGNILGADVFVPENKNVFYSRSEFIFDPIKWPRKQMDEDFLKLSKKFNAMRSVVRVPILDPKYKIAVLASKQDHCLVDLLHGWQDGRLPVEITCVISNHDRGPNTHVIRFLERHGIPYHCLQTIKENKREGEMFELVQNTDFLVLARYMQILSGNFLRSYGKDVINIHHGLLPSFKGGHPSKQAFDAGVKLIGATSHFVTEELDAGPIIEQMVGTNFLPLVERVSHRDNLHSFVQKSESLEKQCLLKAIKSYCELRVLPYEKNKTVVF; encoded by the exons ATGGCGTTCACGAAGAAAGCGGCTCAAGTTCTGGGAGTAATTGTTAACAGGCCCTTCAAGTCCTCAGGATTCGCTGGGCAGTCCCTTGATACGAGGTCTTTCACTTCTCTTGCCCACGGAGTCCACGTTTTCCATTGTCCC GATGAGGTTGGAATCGTGGCGAAGCTATCAGATTGTATCGCTTCCAGAGGCGGGAATATTCTTGGGGCCGATGTTTTCGTGCCCGAAAATAAGAATGTCTTTTATTCCAGAAG TGAGTTCATTTTTGACCCGATTAAGTGGCCACGGAAGCAAATGGATGAAGACTTCCTCAAATTGTCCAAGAAGTTCAATGCAATGAGATCAGTTGTCCGTGTTCCAATTTTAGATCCCAAGTACAAGATTGCTGTGCTCGCTTCAAAGCAG GACCATTGCCTGGTTGATTTATTACATGGATGGCAGGATGGGAGACTTCCTGTGGAAATAACTTGTGTCATAAG TAACCACGATAGAGGCCCAAACACCCATGTGATACGATTCCTCGAGAGGCATGGCATTCCATATCATTGTTTGCAGACGATTAAAGAGaataagagagagggagagatgttTGAATTGGTCCAGAACACCGACTTTTTAGTACTTGCCAGGTATATGCAG ATACTCtctggaaattttttgagaagCTATGGGAAGGATGTAATTAACATTCACCACGGCCTTTTACCATCATTTAAAGGAGGACATCCGTCTAAGCag GCTTTTGATGCTGGTGTCAAATTAATCGGAGCAACAAGCCACTTTGTGACAGAAGAACTTGATGCAGGGCCCATTATTGAGCAAATGGTAGGCACTAACTTTCTGCCCCTG GTTGAGAGGGTATCTCACAGAGATAACTTGCATAGTTTTGTGCAGAAGTCAGAGAGCCTTGAGAAACAATGTCTTTTGAAGGCAATAAAATCATACTGTGAACTGCGAGTATTACCTTATGAGAAGAATAAGACTGTTGTATTTTGA
- the LOC115737038 gene encoding formyltetrahydrofolate deformylase 1, mitochondrial-like isoform X2, with the protein MAFTKKAAQVLGVIVNRPFKSSGFAGQSLDTRSFTSLAHGVHVFHCPDEVGIVAKLSDCIASRGGNILGADVFVPENKNVFYSRSEFIFDPIKWPRKQMDEDFLKLSKKFNAMRSVVRVPILDPKYKIAVLASKQDHCLVDLLHGWQDGRLPVEITCVISNHDRGPNTHVIRFLERHGIPYHCLQTIKENKREGEMFELVQNTDFLVLARYMQILSGNFLRSYGKDVINIHHGLLPSFKGGHPSKQAFDAGVKLIGATSHFVTEELDAGPIIEQMVERVSHRDNLHSFVQKSESLEKQCLLKAIKSYCELRVLPYEKNKTVVF; encoded by the exons ATGGCGTTCACGAAGAAAGCGGCTCAAGTTCTGGGAGTAATTGTTAACAGGCCCTTCAAGTCCTCAGGATTCGCTGGGCAGTCCCTTGATACGAGGTCTTTCACTTCTCTTGCCCACGGAGTCCACGTTTTCCATTGTCCC GATGAGGTTGGAATCGTGGCGAAGCTATCAGATTGTATCGCTTCCAGAGGCGGGAATATTCTTGGGGCCGATGTTTTCGTGCCCGAAAATAAGAATGTCTTTTATTCCAGAAG TGAGTTCATTTTTGACCCGATTAAGTGGCCACGGAAGCAAATGGATGAAGACTTCCTCAAATTGTCCAAGAAGTTCAATGCAATGAGATCAGTTGTCCGTGTTCCAATTTTAGATCCCAAGTACAAGATTGCTGTGCTCGCTTCAAAGCAG GACCATTGCCTGGTTGATTTATTACATGGATGGCAGGATGGGAGACTTCCTGTGGAAATAACTTGTGTCATAAG TAACCACGATAGAGGCCCAAACACCCATGTGATACGATTCCTCGAGAGGCATGGCATTCCATATCATTGTTTGCAGACGATTAAAGAGaataagagagagggagagatgttTGAATTGGTCCAGAACACCGACTTTTTAGTACTTGCCAGGTATATGCAG ATACTCtctggaaattttttgagaagCTATGGGAAGGATGTAATTAACATTCACCACGGCCTTTTACCATCATTTAAAGGAGGACATCCGTCTAAGCag GCTTTTGATGCTGGTGTCAAATTAATCGGAGCAACAAGCCACTTTGTGACAGAAGAACTTGATGCAGGGCCCATTATTGAGCAAATG GTTGAGAGGGTATCTCACAGAGATAACTTGCATAGTTTTGTGCAGAAGTCAGAGAGCCTTGAGAAACAATGTCTTTTGAAGGCAATAAAATCATACTGTGAACTGCGAGTATTACCTTATGAGAAGAATAAGACTGTTGTATTTTGA
- the LOC115737038 gene encoding formyltetrahydrofolate deformylase 1, mitochondrial-like isoform X3, producing the protein MAFTKKAAQVLGVIVNRPFKSSGFAGQSLDTRSFTSLAHGVHVFHCPDEVGIVAKLSDCIASRGGNILGADVFVPENKNVFYSRSEFIFDPIKWPRKQMDEDFLKLSKKFNAMRSVVRVPILDPKYKIAVLASKQDHCLVDLLHGWQDGRLPVEITCVISNHDRGPNTHVIRFLERHGIPYHCLQTIKENKREGEMFELVQNTDFLVLARYMQILSGNFLRSYGKDVINIHHGLLPSFKGGHPSKQAFDAGVKLIGATSHFVTEELDAGPIIEQMVGTNFLPLVERVSHRDNLHSFVQ; encoded by the exons ATGGCGTTCACGAAGAAAGCGGCTCAAGTTCTGGGAGTAATTGTTAACAGGCCCTTCAAGTCCTCAGGATTCGCTGGGCAGTCCCTTGATACGAGGTCTTTCACTTCTCTTGCCCACGGAGTCCACGTTTTCCATTGTCCC GATGAGGTTGGAATCGTGGCGAAGCTATCAGATTGTATCGCTTCCAGAGGCGGGAATATTCTTGGGGCCGATGTTTTCGTGCCCGAAAATAAGAATGTCTTTTATTCCAGAAG TGAGTTCATTTTTGACCCGATTAAGTGGCCACGGAAGCAAATGGATGAAGACTTCCTCAAATTGTCCAAGAAGTTCAATGCAATGAGATCAGTTGTCCGTGTTCCAATTTTAGATCCCAAGTACAAGATTGCTGTGCTCGCTTCAAAGCAG GACCATTGCCTGGTTGATTTATTACATGGATGGCAGGATGGGAGACTTCCTGTGGAAATAACTTGTGTCATAAG TAACCACGATAGAGGCCCAAACACCCATGTGATACGATTCCTCGAGAGGCATGGCATTCCATATCATTGTTTGCAGACGATTAAAGAGaataagagagagggagagatgttTGAATTGGTCCAGAACACCGACTTTTTAGTACTTGCCAGGTATATGCAG ATACTCtctggaaattttttgagaagCTATGGGAAGGATGTAATTAACATTCACCACGGCCTTTTACCATCATTTAAAGGAGGACATCCGTCTAAGCag GCTTTTGATGCTGGTGTCAAATTAATCGGAGCAACAAGCCACTTTGTGACAGAAGAACTTGATGCAGGGCCCATTATTGAGCAAATGGTAGGCACTAACTTTCTGCCCCTG GTTGAGAGGGTATCTCACAGAGATAACTTGCATAGTTTTGTGCA GTGA
- the LOC115737097 gene encoding inositol 2-dehydrogenase: MEGDKTVKYGIIGVGMMGREHLINLHHLQPFGVQVVAIADPHVPSQKLALDLSASFGWPLKVFSGHKELLDSGLCDVLVVSSPNMTHYQILIDIINHPKPRHVLVEKPLCTTVAHCREVVDAAKGRPEMLVQVGLEYRYMPPVAKLIEIVKGGALGEVKMVAIREHRFPFLVKVHNWNRFNVNTGGTLVEKCCHFFDLMRLFAGANPVRVMASGAIDVNHKDEIYDGKVPDIIDNAYVIVEFENGSRGMLDLCMFAEGSKNEQEIAVVGDIGKGEAFVPESIVRFGCRTAGREGVQTLTAADDRIKYDGLHHGSSYLEHLHFLDAVRAKGVRAPAVDLQDGLISVAIGVAAQLSIEKGRFVKIAEVLDEDVSKCA; this comes from the exons ATGGAAGGTGATAAGACCGTGAAGTATGGAATCATCGGAGTGGGGATGATGGGCAGAGAGCACCTGATCAACTTGCACCATCTTCAACCCTTTGGCGTCCAAGTTGTCGCCATAGCCGACCCTCATGTCCCTTCCCAGAAGCTCGCTCTCGATCTCTCTGCTTCTTTTGGTTGGCCATTGAAA GTTTTCTCGGGACATAAAGAGCTGCTAGACAGTGGGCTCTGTGATGTGCTGGTTGTATCTTCTCCAAACATGACCCATTATCAGATCCTTATCGACATCATCAACCACCCAAAGCCACGTCACGTTCTTGTGGAGAAGCCATTATGCACCACGGTTGCTCATTGCCGGGAG GTGGTCGACGCTGCCAAGGGAAGGCCGGAGATGCTGGTGCAAGTTGGTTTGGAATACCGGTACATGCCACCAGTTGCTAAACTGATTGAAATAGTCAAGGGCGGTGCTCTCGGAGAGGTCAAAATGGTGGCTATCCGGGAACACCGCTTCCCCTTTCTCGTCAAG GTACACAATTGGAATCGGTTCAATGTGAACACAGGAGGGACTCTGGTAGAGAAATGCTGCCACTTTTTCGATCTGATGAGACTATTTGCTGGGGCCAATCCTGTTCGTGTGATGGCTTCTGGAGCTATTGATGTTAATCACAAAGATGAAATATATGACGGGAAG GTGCCGGACATAATTGACAACGCGTATGTTATTGTGGAGTTCGAGAATGGTTCACGAGGCATGCTCGACCTTTGCATGTTTGCTGAAGGCAGCAAAAATGAGCAAGAAATAGCTGTCGTGGGTGACATTGGAAAg GGCGAGGCGTTCGTTCCCGAGAGCATTGTCCGTTTTGGCTGTCGAACTGCTGGCAGAGAGGGCGTCCAAACATTAACAGCAGCAGATGACCGGATAAA ATACGACGGCCTGCATCATGGATCTAGCTACTTGGAGCACCTGCACTTCTTGGATGCAGTTAGGGCTAAAGGTGTACGGGCACCCGCCGTAGATTTGCAAGATGGGCTGATCTCAGTGGCCATAGGAGTTGCAGCACAGCTCTCTATAGAGAAGGGCCGGTTTGTCAAGATCGCAGAAGTCCTTGATGAAGACGTTTCTAAATGTGCCTAG
- the LOC115737080 gene encoding 60S ribosomal protein L15-1: MGAYKYVSELWRKKPSDVMRFLQRVRCWEYRQHPSIVRVTHPTRPDKARRLGYKAKQGYVVYRVRVRRGGRKRPVPKGIVYGKPTNQGVTQLKFQRSKRSVAEERAGRKLGGLRVLNSYWLNEDSTYKYFEVILVDVAHQTIRKDPRINWLCNPVHKHRELRGLTSAGKKYRGLRGKGHRNHKARPSRRATWKRNNTLSLRRYR, encoded by the exons ATGG GGGCTTACAAGTACGTGTCGGAGCTATGGAGGAAGAAGCCGTCCGATGTGATGAGGTTCTTGCAGAGGGTTAGGTGTTGGGAGTACCGGCAGCACCCTTCTATCGTGCGGGTCACCCACCCTACACGCCCTGATAAGGCCCGCAGATTGGGTTACAAGGCCAAGCAG GGTTACGTGGTTTATCGTGTCCGTGTAAGACGTGGTGGTCGCAAGAGACCTGTTCCCAAGGGTATAGTGTATGGTAAGCCCACAAATCAGGGTGTTACTCAACTAAAGTTCCAGAGAAGCAAGAGGTCTGTTGCTGAGGAACGTGCCGGCAGAAAGCTGGGAGGCCTTAGGGTTCTGAACTCCTACTGGCTCAATGAG GATTCTACCTACAAATATTTTGAGGTAATTCTGGTTGATGTTGCCCACCAGACCATCCGAAAGGACCCGAGAATCAATTGGCTCTGCAATCCTGTGCACAAACATAGGGAGCTTCGTGGCCTTACCTCTGCTGGAAAGAAGTACAGAGGCCTTCGTGGAAAGGGCCACAGGAACCACAAGGCCCGCCCTTCACGCAGGGCAACTTGGAAGAGAAACAACACCCTGTCTCTGCGCCGATACCGTTGA